The sequence TCAGCACCTGCAAGCCCAACTTGCTTTTCAAAGCTACGATTGTTTTTTGTGTTATTGCTTTGCCTGCCACCATGGCGCTTTAAATGAAACTTACGATAGCGGCGCTCAGGTATTGGATCTTTTTCGCTGTTTTCGATCGTTTTAGCGCTAAAGGGCAAAACAGCACTATTGCTTTTATTTTTAGCGCAAGGCTTATCAGCCTGTCGATCCTGACTATCCGCATGCGTGATAGGTGGCTGTAGAGATTGATTAGCGCGCGCAATAGTCGAACGTCTACGCCGGCGCTTTTTATTGGGCGTAGCAGTCGTTTTACCTTCTTGCGCCATTTTGGACGCAAAGGGCCTATTGGTATTATCCGTTATAGGACTATTGGTATCTGCCACTTTACTGCTAGCAGCCGTGACACCATTACCTTGTAGGTTTTGGCCATTTAAGTTGGCATTACGCGATTTTTGTCGCCTTCTTGCCCGCTTTTTTGTCTTAAAAGGGCGTACACCATCATGAGATGATTGCTGCGTAGTTAAACGCGAGCTATCATCATTTAAAGTATTGACGATAGCTTTTTTATCAGCTTCCATATCGTCACCAGCCCCCCGTACCGGCTTTTTATAGCCTTCATGTAGCGGAGTCATCATCTATTCCTTGTGAGCGCTACACAATCATTTAAGCATTCTCAATCGGGCTAGATTAAAGCCTTGAATAACAATTGCTTAATATAAGGCACAATTTTAAATGGATAAAATTGAGCTTGAGAGGAGCACTTAATATTTTACGTTGCCATTAATGTAACAGTGCTTTGACAATTTACCAATAGGTAAATGACATAATCTTGATTTTTTTGCCCGTAAACTGTGCGTTTTTTGATTTTGATGCAACAATAGCTGTCTAAATAGCAAATTTCAGCAAAAACACCAACAAATGATAAGACCGTTATCAGGTTACCGCTTGATTTAGTTTGATAGCGAAATTGTGATAAGTGAGAGGCTTTTGTTTCAGCCGTTTTATTACTATATATTGAATATAAATAGAATTGTGGGAGCAATATTTATAACTAACCTAGAACAAAATTAAAAAATTTATTTAACTGAAAAAGAAAATTTAAAATGCTTGTGATGATTAGTTATTATTACATGCTAATAAGAAGGAAAAATTCATGTCTTCATTTAATTCAAGAAATAACATGCCTCCCCTTCCTAATATTGGTATTAAATGGGGCTGGTTTTTAGCGCTTGGTATTGCGCTTTTAGTGATAGGTTTCATTGCAGGTGTTTATACCTTGGCGGCATCTGTTGTTGCAGCCTTTTATATTGGTGCTTTAATGATATTTGGCGGTGTCGCCCAAATTTTCCAAGCTTTTAGTGTTAAGGGTTGGGGGCAGTTCCTGTTGTGGCTGATTGCCGGTATCATTTATTTGCTAGCTGGATTTGTTTGTTTTTATAATCCTCTTGAAGCTGTTGTTGTGTTGACCTTTGTGCTTGGCTTCTTCCTTATCTTATCCGGGGCTTTGCGTATTGTGATTGGTTTCCAAAATAATGGCATCACTGGATCTGGTTGGATTATTCTAGCTGGTGTGCTTTCTGTGCTTTTGGGTCTTATGATTCTTATTGGTTGGCCTGCCAATTCATTTTATATTATTGGTATTTTCATTGCCATTGATCTTATTTTCCAAGGATGGGGCTGTATTGCATTTGCGCTTGGTTTAAAAGCTATTCAGAAATAAAAGCTTTTTAAAAAGACAGGTTTAAAGCAGGGCTTGAAGCAGGATTTTAAATCCATTCAGCTCTGCTTTTTTATTTTAATCATCTTCACATTATAGCCAAACTGCATTACCTTAGAACTGCAATAAATATAGGTAATTGCAATAAATATGGGGAAGGCTTTTATGAAAATTACAATTGAACTTGATGATATGAGTGCAAATGGCTTAAGAGCATTTAATGATAAGGAATGTAAGGGTTGCTCAATCGAAATGGCAGCAAGCCAACTCCTAGCTAAGACTTTAAAAGAACTGGGCTATGTTACCGATATTGCTCAAACAGGAACATTGCCGGAGAATTTGAATTCATCGAATGACGATTGATCATAAAAACCAAAAAAGCACTGGACAGCAACATTCAGAAAATGCTGGCCAAAGCTATAAAGATATCGGGCAATTGCCAATCAAGCAGGTAAAAAGACGCTTTTTTTTACTGCTTACATTGGCATTGGTTCTTATCGCCGTATTGGTGTGGTTAACGCTTGCGGTGTTAGAGGCTAATAATATTGAACCGTTCGGCGAATTAGCAATATTGCTAACTTCATTTATAGTTGTTTGATTCTTAGAATTTTTATTTTACCTTTTAGGTGCAATTAAGTTTAATAAAATCTTGCGCCAGCTATCATAATGTTCAACTGGTAATCCTTTAAAAGGTGAACAGCGATTTAAAGCGGCTTTTGCTGTTGTCGCCATAATTTTTTGTTGTTTTTCATCGCCGCCAATTGGCGTTATTTTTGCTTCACCGATAATCGCACCATCGCGATCAAGCTCCATTTCTACTTGAACACTTAAACGCTCAATACCATCACTGCCAAAGCCTACTGGTAGGCTCCATATATGGGACATACAGCCTTGAATAACTGATCCAACGGTTTGAGCAAGATTGGCTTTGTTATTGCTACTAATTTGCTCACCAAAGCCTTGTTTCCTCCCATCTGGTGTTGTGTTTGGGGGTTCTGGATAAATTGGACGCTTTGAAATATTGTCTTTTAATGGCAAAGAGTCTACAACCAGATATGATGGGGTTGACGCTGATTTTTCAGCATATGCAGCAGGTTGAAAAATTATGAGCGTAAAAAGCACATAGGGAAAATGTTTCTTAAAAACCAAAACTCAACCTCCAATCTCGATCATATTTTTTCCAACATCACAAAACAAATGGTACTTGAATTTTTTTGTTTTAGAAAGCCATCAAATTTATTGTTTCGATGGATAAAGATTAAGAGTAATTAGACGCCATTGTGCATAGGATTCGGCAGGTAGCCCTTTAAATGGTGAGCATCTTTTCAAAGCAGCTAGCCCTGTCGTCAACATGATTCTTTGTGCACTTGCATCGCCGCCAATAGGTGTCAATTGTGGCTCACCAATAATGTCTCCGTTGGGGCCTAACTCAAAAACGGCTTTGACCATTAATTCTTGGCTGCCTCCTGCTGCACTGATAGGCGGTCGCCAGACATTGGACATACAGCCTTGGATGATAGCACCAACGGTCTGCGCTAGCGCTTCTTTATCACCAATATTTTGCGAGCCACCAAAACCAGCCTCACCCTCACTGCGCCTAGCACCGCCACCTTGGGTTCGCGTTCTATCAACCATTGCAGTTTGTGGATTATTATTGATTATATCTGCAACATCTTCACCAGCGGCGGAGCTTGCTGAAGGCTTTGGTGTATCCGTCGGCGTACGTTCGGTGGTTTTGGCTGTTGCTTGCGGGCGTGCACCGGGGATCGGTGCATTTGTGGTTGGCAATTGCGGTACCGGTTCGACTTGCGTTGTTTCTTGTGGTTTTACAGCTTCTACTGGTTTTGAAACTGTTGGTTGTGGCTCAACTGGCTTTGGTTCTTGCGGCTTTGGCTCCATAGGTTTTGGTTGAAGCTCATCTTGCGTTGCGGCTTGTGTTGGGATCTCCTGTGGCTCTGGTTTTACGGGCTCAGGCTTCGGCTCAACCGGCTTTGGTTCTTGCGGCTTTGCGGGCTCTGGCTTGACAGTATTTGGTTTGTTTTGGTTTTCAACAATTTGTGGCGTTGGTGGCTCAGCCTTTGCCGTTACCTGTGTTGCATCCATTGCACCACTATCGGGCGTTGTTTCAATTGGTTTATCCTGCGGTGGTACAATATCAGGTTTAGCGTCAGGCTTACCTGCGGTTGGCTGGTTTGCATTGACATCGCGCGGCTTTTCTTTTGGTTTTAACGGTGTCGCAACATCAACCTCACCATCGCCGACATTTTCTGCAGCCGGCTTAACTGCAGGTTTTGTGGTTGGCTTCGGAGCAGGTTTTTCGGATAGAGGCGAAGTTTTATCACCCTCGCGTATTGATGCTTTATCGCTAATTGGCACCAGCGTAATCGGCAATGCTTCCGTCAATGTATTTTCAAGCGGCTTTGGTACCGCATTAAAACTAATAAATGCGATAGCAAGTGCGAGTGCGTGTAACCCAACCGATGATAAAAAACCTGACTTCATATTTTTCTACTTATGACTCTTGGTTGTAATTGGTAATTCTTGGCTATAATTGACTGCTACCATCATCGACCATTATTTGAAGGTGAGCTAGCAAGGGCAATATTACTAAAGCCAGCTTTTTGAATAAGATCAATAAGATCAAGAACTGTTTCATAATTGGCACTGCGTTCCCCTTGAACAACAACACGCTGTCCAAGCCCTTCTGAACTTAAAGCACCTACAGCTTTAAGATGAGGAACGATTTCATCACGCGGATAAAACTCTTTTTTTATCGCATAACGCCCATCGGCGGTAACCGACACGGTTAAAGGTTCCTTTTGC comes from Bartonella sp. HY038 and encodes:
- a CDS encoding ExbD/TolR family protein — its product is MAMSVGGSGSGHGRRGRGRGGKRALMSEINVTPMVDVMLVLLIIFMVSAPLLINGVPMDLPKSGAGPISAQKEPLTVSVTADGRYAIKKEFYPRDEIVPHLKAVGALSSEGLGQRVVVQGERSANYETVLDLIDLIQKAGFSNIALASSPSNNGR
- a CDS encoding HdeD family acid-resistance protein encodes the protein MSSFNSRNNMPPLPNIGIKWGWFLALGIALLVIGFIAGVYTLAASVVAAFYIGALMIFGGVAQIFQAFSVKGWGQFLLWLIAGIIYLLAGFVCFYNPLEAVVVLTFVLGFFLILSGALRIVIGFQNNGITGSGWIILAGVLSVLLGLMILIGWPANSFYIIGIFIAIDLIFQGWGCIAFALGLKAIQK